The following are from one region of the Staphylococcus argenteus genome:
- a CDS encoding GNAT family N-acetyltransferase, with protein MSNLEIKQGENKFYIGDVENHALAEITFRFVDNNEINIDHTGVSDELGGQGVGKKLVKAVVEHARENHLKIIASCSFAKHMLEKEDSYQDVYLG; from the coding sequence ATGAGTAACCTTGAAATTAAACAAGGCGAGAATAAATTCTATATTGGTGACGTTGAAAATCATGCATTAGCTGAAATTACATTCCGTTTTGTTGATAACAATGAAATTAATATTGACCACACAGGCGTGTCTGATGAACTTGGTGGTCAAGGTGTTGGCAAAAAATTAGTTAAAGCAGTTGTTGAACATGCAAGAGAAAATCATTTAAAAATTATTGCATCATGTTCTTTTGCTAAACATATGTTAGAAAAAGAAGATTCATATCAAGATGTGTATCTTGGATAA
- a CDS encoding VOC family protein → MAFHDKTATQVTNIELNVRDLNLMTTFYKNILGLSVKSSDDNTTVLSVGNGGHTLTLHLLEDGRQPSPREAGLFHIAFLLPTTEDLANFLYFVAHKNMGIDAGDHLVSEALYFNDPEGNGIEVYRDRPSSSWEWQNDKVKMDTLEVDSQTLLTHRTDEGWQGMPAKGMIGHLHLKTHDLNAAYQCYIEQLGFQHVSDFPRALFMSTNHYHHHIAANTWQSNQARQNNAQSYGLTHIDIYQPDAPTHTFTAPEGFDITVHSNTDLVPEK, encoded by the coding sequence ATGGCATTTCACGATAAAACAGCAACACAAGTAACAAATATCGAGCTGAATGTAAGAGATTTAAATTTAATGACAACATTTTATAAAAATATTTTAGGACTATCTGTTAAAAGTTCTGATGATAACACAACCGTTTTATCTGTTGGTAATGGTGGCCACACATTAACGTTACATTTATTAGAAGACGGACGTCAGCCTTCCCCACGTGAAGCAGGACTATTTCATATCGCATTTTTATTACCAACTACTGAGGATTTAGCTAACTTCTTATATTTTGTGGCACACAAAAATATGGGTATCGACGCTGGCGATCATTTAGTAAGTGAAGCTTTATATTTTAATGACCCAGAAGGTAATGGTATTGAAGTATACCGTGATAGACCTTCATCTTCATGGGAATGGCAAAATGACAAAGTTAAAATGGATACTTTAGAAGTTGATAGCCAAACATTATTAACACACCGTACTGATGAAGGATGGCAAGGTATGCCAGCAAAAGGAATGATTGGACATTTACATTTAAAAACACATGATTTAAATGCAGCATATCAATGCTACATTGAACAATTAGGATTCCAACATGTGTCTGATTTTCCACGTGCGCTATTTATGTCAACGAATCATTATCACCATCATATTGCTGCTAATACTTGGCAATCCAATCAAGCAAGACAAAACAATGCACAAAGTTATGGATTAACTCATATTGATATTTATCAACCTGATGCCCCAACACATACATTTACGGCACCAGAAGGGTTTGACATCACAGTTCATTCAAATACTGACCTTGTTCCAGAAAAATAA
- a CDS encoding NAD(P)H-dependent oxidoreductase — MSNMNQTIMDAFHFRHATKQFDPQKKVSKEDFETILESGRLSPSSLGLEPWKFVVIQDQALRDELKAHSWGAAKQLETASHFVLIFARKNVTSRSPYVQHMLRDIKKYEAQTIPAVEQKFDAFQADFHISDNEQALYDWSSKQTYIALGNMMTTAALLGVDSCPMEGFSLDTVTDILANKGILDTEQFGLSVMVAFGYRQQDPPKNKTRQAYEDVIEWVGPKE; from the coding sequence ATGAGCAATATGAATCAAACAATTATGGATGCATTTCATTTCAGACATGCGACTAAGCAATTCGATCCACAAAAGAAAGTTTCGAAAGAAGATTTTGAAACAATATTAGAGTCAGGTAGATTGTCTCCAAGTTCTCTTGGGTTAGAACCTTGGAAGTTTGTCGTGATTCAAGATCAAGCGTTACGTGATGAATTAAAAGCACACAGCTGGGGTGCAGCAAAACAATTAGAAACTGCTAGTCATTTTGTGTTAATTTTTGCGCGAAAAAATGTAACGTCAAGATCGCCGTATGTACAGCATATGTTACGAGATATTAAAAAGTATGAAGCGCAAACGATTCCAGCTGTTGAACAAAAATTCGATGCATTCCAAGCAGATTTCCACATTAGTGATAATGAACAAGCGTTGTATGACTGGTCAAGTAAACAAACGTATATCGCACTGGGGAATATGATGACAACAGCTGCATTATTAGGTGTTGATTCATGTCCAATGGAAGGTTTTAGTCTGGATACAGTAACAGATATTTTAGCGAATAAAGGCATCTTAGATACTGAGCAATTTGGTTTGTCAGTGATGGTCGCATTTGGCTACAGACAACAAGATCCACCGAAAAATAAAACACGCCAAGCATATGAAGATGTTATTGAATGGGTTGGACCAAAAGAATAA
- a CDS encoding D-lactate dehydrogenase, producing MTKIMFFGTRDYEKEMALNWGKKNNVEVTTSKELLSSATVDQLKDYDGVTTMQFGKLENDVYPKLESYGIKQIAQRTAGFDMYDLDLAKKHNIVVSNVPSYSPETIAEYSVSIALQLVRRFPDIERRVQAHDFTWQAEIMSKPVKNMTVAIIGTGRIGAATAKIYAGFGATITAYDAYPNKDLDFLTYKDSVKEAIKDADIISLHVPANKESYHLFDKAMFDHVKKGAILVNAARGAVINTPDLIAAVNDGTLLGAAIDTYENEAAYFTNDWTNKDIDDKTLLELIEHERILVTPHIAFFSDEAVQNLVEGGLNAALSVINTGTCETRLN from the coding sequence ATGACAAAAATTATGTTCTTCGGTACGCGTGATTATGAGAAAGAGATGGCATTAAATTGGGGGAAAAAGAATAACGTCGAAGTAACTACTTCTAAAGAGCTATTATCAAGTGCTACAGTCGATCAATTAAAAGACTACGATGGCGTAACTACAATGCAATTTGGTAAGTTAGAAAATGATGTTTATCCTAAATTAGAATCTTACGGTATTAAACAAATTGCACAACGTACTGCTGGATTTGATATGTATGATTTAGATTTAGCTAAAAAACACAATATTGTGGTATCTAACGTTCCAAGTTATTCACCTGAAACTATTGCAGAGTATTCTGTTTCTATCGCCCTACAATTAGTGCGTCGCTTCCCAGATATTGAACGCCGTGTACAAGCACATGATTTTACTTGGCAAGCAGAAATCATGTCTAAACCAGTTAAAAATATGACTGTTGCAATTATCGGTACGGGTCGTATCGGTGCTGCTACAGCTAAAATATATGCAGGATTTGGTGCTACAATTACTGCTTATGACGCTTATCCTAATAAAGATTTAGACTTTTTAACTTACAAAGATAGTGTTAAAGAAGCTATTAAAGATGCCGATATTATTTCTTTACATGTTCCAGCGAACAAAGAAAGCTATCATTTATTCGATAAAGCAATGTTTGATCATGTGAAAAAAGGTGCAATCTTAGTTAACGCAGCACGTGGTGCAGTCATCAATACACCTGATTTAATCGCTGCAGTGAACGATGGTACTTTGTTAGGTGCTGCGATTGATACTTATGAAAATGAAGCAGCATACTTCACAAATGACTGGACTAATAAAGACATTGACGATAAAACATTATTAGAGTTAATCGAACATGAAAGAATTTTAGTAACACCACATATTGCTTTCTTCTCTGATGAAGCAGTACAAAACCTTGTTGAAGGTGGTTTAAACGCAGCATTATCTGTCATTAACACTGGTACATGTGAAACACGTTTAAATTAA
- a CDS encoding Cof-type HAD-IIB family hydrolase, with product MVKAIAVDMDGTFLDSKKTYDKSRFEAIFTELRNRDITFIAASGNQYAKLKSIFGDRDMYFISENGAVIYKGNELYNYKSFNRQVFQQVVDYLNMNQGIDQLVICGLKSAYILKRTSEAFKEDTRFYYHQLKEIDSLQQLPEDDYVKIAFNINRETHPNVDEEVAMQFSNDIKLVSSGHDSIDIIMPNMTKGQALKRLLDKWEMSSSELMAFGDANNDKDMLAFAKHSYVMENSHDEELFSIASAVAPSNDKQGVLTIIEQEVLKK from the coding sequence ATGGTTAAGGCTATTGCGGTAGATATGGACGGGACGTTTTTAGATTCGAAAAAGACATACGATAAATCAAGATTTGAAGCGATTTTTACTGAACTTAGAAATAGAGATATTACATTTATTGCTGCGAGTGGCAATCAATATGCGAAGTTGAAGTCTATTTTCGGGGATAGAGATATGTATTTTATTTCTGAAAATGGTGCAGTTATTTATAAAGGCAATGAGTTATATAATTATAAAAGCTTTAATCGTCAGGTGTTTCAACAGGTTGTCGATTACTTAAATATGAACCAAGGTATTGATCAACTCGTCATCTGTGGTTTGAAAAGCGCGTATATTTTGAAACGTACTTCTGAAGCATTTAAAGAAGATACGAGATTTTATTATCATCAGTTAAAAGAAATTGACAGTCTACAACAATTACCTGAGGATGATTATGTCAAAATAGCATTTAATATTAATCGTGAGACGCATCCGAATGTTGATGAAGAAGTAGCGATGCAATTCAGCAATGATATTAAACTTGTCTCAAGTGGGCACGATAGTATTGATATTATTATGCCAAACATGACTAAAGGACAGGCATTAAAACGATTGTTAGATAAATGGGAAATGTCTTCTTCAGAGCTCATGGCCTTCGGAGATGCGAATAATGATAAAGATATGCTTGCGTTCGCTAAGCATAGTTATGTGATGGAAAATAGTCATGATGAAGAATTGTTCAGTATTGCCTCTGCTGTCGCTCCAAGTAATGATAAGCAGGGTGTTTTAACGATTATCGAACAAGAAGTGTTGAAAAAGTAG
- the srtA gene encoding class A sortase SrtA — translation MKKWTNRLMTIAGVVLILVAAYLFAKPHIDNYLHDKDKDEKIEQYDKNVKEQASKDKNQQAKPQIPKDKSKVAGYIEIPDADIKEPVYPGPATPEQLNRGVSFAEENESLDDQNISIAGHTFIDRPNYQFTNLKAAKKGSMVYFKVGNETRKYKMTSIRDVKPTDVEVLDEQKGKDKQLTLITCDDYNEKTGVWEKRKIFVATEVK, via the coding sequence ATGAAAAAATGGACAAATCGATTAATGACAATCGCTGGTGTGGTACTTATCCTAGTGGCAGCATATTTGTTTGCTAAACCACATATCGATAATTATCTTCACGATAAAGATAAAGATGAAAAGATTGAACAATATGATAAAAATGTAAAAGAACAGGCGAGTAAAGATAAAAATCAGCAAGCTAAACCTCAAATTCCGAAAGATAAATCGAAAGTGGCAGGATATATTGAAATTCCAGATGCTGATATTAAAGAACCAGTATATCCAGGACCAGCAACACCTGAACAATTAAATAGAGGTGTAAGCTTTGCAGAAGAAAATGAATCACTAGATGATCAAAATATTTCAATTGCAGGACACACATTTATTGACCGTCCGAACTATCAATTTACAAATCTTAAAGCAGCCAAAAAAGGAAGTATGGTGTACTTCAAAGTTGGTAATGAGACGCGTAAGTATAAAATGACAAGTATAAGAGATGTTAAGCCTACAGATGTAGAAGTTCTAGATGAACAAAAAGGAAAAGATAAACAATTAACATTAATTACTTGTGATGATTACAATGAAAAAACAGGCGTTTGGGAAAAACGTAAAATTTTTGTAGCTACAGAAGTTAAATAA
- a CDS encoding GNAT family N-acetyltransferase, with product MIRCAKKEDLNAILAIYNDAIINTTAVYTYEPQTIDERVAWFETKQRKHEPIFVFEENGSVLGFATFGSFRPWPAYLYTIEHSIYVDASARGKGIASQLLQHLIVEAKAKGYRALVAGIDASNKASIQLHQKFAFKHAGTLTNVGFKFNRWLDLAFYELDLQD from the coding sequence ATGATTAGATGCGCTAAAAAAGAAGACTTAAACGCTATATTAGCGATATACAACGATGCCATTATCAATACTACAGCTGTTTATACTTATGAACCACAAACCATAGACGAACGTGTCGCATGGTTTGAAACGAAACAACGTAAGCATGAGCCTATCTTTGTATTTGAGGAAAATGGAAGTGTCTTAGGGTTTGCGACGTTCGGTTCGTTTAGACCTTGGCCAGCATATTTATATACAATTGAACATTCTATTTATGTCGATGCTTCAGCTAGAGGAAAAGGTATAGCTAGTCAATTATTACAACATTTAATTGTGGAGGCAAAAGCTAAAGGTTATCGTGCGCTAGTTGCAGGCATCGATGCTTCCAACAAAGCGAGTATTCAATTGCATCAAAAGTTTGCTTTTAAGCATGCCGGCACACTGACCAATGTAGGTTTTAAATTTAATCGATGGTTAGATTTAGCGTTTTACGAATTAGATTTACAAGACTAG
- the sdaAA gene encoding L-serine ammonia-lyase, iron-sulfur-dependent, subunit alpha, translated as MFDSIRETIDYAVENKISFAEIMVKEEMELSGKSRDEVRAQMKQNLDVMRDAVIKGTTGDGVESVTGYTGHDAAKLRDYNETHHALSGYEMIDAVKGAIATNEVNAAMGIICATPTAGSSGTIPGALFKLEKTHDLTEDQMIDFLFTSALFGRVVANNASVAGATGGCQAEVGSASAMAAAAAVAIFGGSPEASGHAMALAISNLLGLVCDPVAGLVEIPCVMRNAIGSGNALISADLALAGIESRIPVDEVIEAMDKVGRNLPASLRETGLGGLAGTPTGEAIKRKIFGTAEDMVKNN; from the coding sequence ATGTTTGATTCAATTAGAGAGACTATAGATTATGCCGTAGAAAATAAAATTTCATTTGCGGAAATCATGGTTAAAGAAGAAATGGAATTGAGCGGTAAATCACGTGATGAAGTGCGAGCGCAAATGAAACAAAATTTAGATGTCATGCGAGATGCAGTAATCAAAGGTACTACAGGTGACGGTGTTGAAAGTGTTACGGGCTACACTGGTCATGACGCAGCAAAATTACGTGATTATAATGAAACACATCATGCCTTGTCAGGTTATGAAATGATTGACGCAGTAAAAGGTGCCATCGCAACAAATGAAGTCAATGCTGCTATGGGTATCATTTGTGCGACACCAACAGCTGGTTCCTCGGGTACCATTCCCGGTGCACTTTTTAAATTAGAAAAAACACATGACTTAACAGAAGATCAAATGATTGATTTCTTATTTACATCAGCATTGTTTGGACGTGTCGTAGCGAACAATGCAAGTGTAGCTGGTGCGACAGGTGGGTGCCAAGCAGAAGTGGGTTCTGCATCTGCAATGGCGGCAGCTGCAGCAGTAGCTATTTTCGGAGGATCACCAGAAGCCTCTGGGCATGCAATGGCACTAGCGATAAGTAATTTATTAGGTTTAGTTTGTGACCCAGTAGCAGGACTTGTTGAAATTCCTTGTGTTATGAGAAATGCAATCGGTTCTGGCAACGCTTTAATTTCAGCAGATTTAGCATTAGCGGGTATTGAAAGTAGAATTCCTGTTGATGAAGTTATTGAAGCAATGGATAAGGTTGGTCGTAACCTTCCTGCATCATTACGTGAAACAGGATTGGGTGGATTAGCTGGCACACCAACTGGAGAGGCAATTAAACGTAAAATCTTTGGCACAGCTGAAGATATGGTGAAAAATAATTAA
- the sdaAB gene encoding L-serine ammonia-lyase, iron-sulfur-dependent subunit beta: protein MAKSYDYQSAFDIIGPVMMGPSSSHTAGAVKIGNSARAILGDIPKNIEIHYYESFAQTHQGHGTDVAIVGGAMGYSTFDNRIKSALEIAADDGIKIDIIEEEGDSIGQHPNCAYIKSSRNDGRYIEIIGISIGGGTIKIKGIHINGLEVDLNHGLPILVVDGHMTKAQVNHFINDINDMKLDCKDELINIDVDKCLVVLPLNKAISESTLNTIKNKYSDVNVSYIN, encoded by the coding sequence ATGGCAAAAAGCTATGATTATCAAAGTGCTTTCGATATCATCGGACCAGTTATGATGGGACCTTCAAGTTCTCATACGGCTGGTGCAGTAAAGATTGGGAATTCAGCACGTGCAATATTGGGAGATATTCCAAAAAATATAGAAATACATTATTATGAATCATTTGCTCAAACACATCAAGGGCATGGAACAGATGTCGCTATTGTTGGTGGAGCAATGGGATATTCAACATTTGATAACCGAATTAAGTCTGCTTTAGAAATTGCAGCTGATGATGGTATTAAAATAGATATCATTGAAGAAGAAGGGGACAGTATCGGTCAACATCCAAACTGTGCTTACATTAAATCATCTCGTAATGATGGACGCTATATTGAAATTATCGGTATTTCAATTGGTGGTGGTACAATTAAAATTAAAGGTATTCATATAAATGGTTTAGAAGTAGATTTGAATCATGGATTACCAATCTTAGTTGTAGATGGACACATGACTAAAGCTCAAGTGAATCATTTTATTAATGATATCAATGATATGAAATTGGACTGTAAAGACGAACTTATTAATATAGATGTAGATAAATGTTTAGTTGTTTTACCATTAAATAAAGCAATCTCAGAATCAACATTAAATACAATTAAAAATAAATACAGTGACGTAAACGTTTCCTATATAAATTAG
- a CDS encoding PTS fructose transporter subunit IIC, whose protein sequence is MDILLGVGTLVLVLVIMTLFLKYAPYGKQGLQALSGAACATFLPQAFLSYAIGGVFDIKFLQDIGDLAGSLSGIAVGILTCLNLGVAPVFAVIVGLVLHDFKLLPAFIAAYAVAFLIKWIEKKVPEGLDLIVVILFAPAIAFGLASIITPGVLATLKQIGSAVTAVGDNNPYALAVILGLVIPVTGMTPLSSMVLTSLLGLTGVPMAIGALTCTGSSFVNLILFRKLNIGGPSKAFAVCIEPLTQIDLIAQYPIQLYGSNALIGVVNACIVTFSGLVIGVKGMATPIAGAIVLFGFNNAVTSIVTIATVIIVSIVLAYIIGTLINKFNLMNINFKMPSKKNRIKESV, encoded by the coding sequence ATGGATATTCTGTTAGGTGTAGGCACACTAGTCTTGGTTTTAGTGATCATGACGCTGTTTTTAAAGTATGCACCGTACGGTAAACAAGGACTACAAGCATTGTCCGGTGCGGCTTGTGCGACATTTCTACCACAAGCATTCTTAAGTTACGCTATTGGTGGCGTATTTGACATTAAGTTTTTACAAGATATTGGGGATTTAGCAGGAAGTTTAAGCGGTATCGCAGTAGGTATTCTAACATGCTTAAACTTAGGCGTTGCACCAGTATTTGCGGTCATTGTTGGTTTAGTATTACATGACTTCAAACTATTACCAGCATTCATCGCAGCGTATGCAGTTGCATTTCTTATTAAATGGATTGAAAAGAAAGTGCCAGAAGGCTTGGACTTAATTGTGGTGATCTTATTTGCGCCAGCAATTGCTTTCGGACTTGCATCAATTATTACTCCTGGAGTATTAGCAACTCTTAAACAAATAGGTAGTGCAGTTACTGCAGTAGGTGATAATAATCCATATGCATTAGCGGTTATTTTAGGACTAGTAATTCCAGTTACAGGAATGACGCCGCTAAGTTCAATGGTATTAACAAGTTTATTAGGACTTACAGGTGTTCCTATGGCTATTGGGGCACTCACATGTACAGGTAGCTCATTTGTTAACCTTATTTTATTCCGAAAATTAAATATCGGTGGACCTTCAAAAGCATTTGCAGTTTGTATTGAACCATTGACGCAAATCGATTTAATAGCGCAATACCCAATACAACTATATGGTTCAAATGCACTGATTGGTGTTGTGAATGCATGTATCGTAACATTTAGTGGACTAGTGATAGGTGTTAAAGGTATGGCAACGCCAATAGCCGGAGCTATCGTATTATTTGGCTTTAATAATGCAGTGACATCAATTGTAACAATCGCAACAGTGATTATTGTCAGCATTGTCTTAGCTTATATTATTGGAACATTAATCAATAAGTTTAATTTAATGAATATCAACTTTAAAATGCCGAGCAAAAAGAATCGTATTAAGGAGAGTGTTTAA
- a CDS encoding DMT family transporter, whose product MRYLANNHSALRLKGILLAITGACLWGLGGTVSDFLFKHHNIDIDWYVTARLVISGIFLLIMYKMMQPKRSIFSVFQDRQMLGKLLIFSILGMLVVQYAYMASINTGNAAIATLLQYIAPVYIIVWFVLRGVAKLTLFDVLAIVMTLVGTFLLLTNGSFSNLVVNPASLFWGILAGVALAFYTIYPSELLNRYGSILIVGWAMLISGIAMNLRHPIWQINISEWGLSTILFLLFGIIGGTALAFYFFIDSLQYISAKETTLFGTVEPVVAVIASSLWLHVAFKSFQIVGIILIMILILLLSLKKQPKEIHE is encoded by the coding sequence GTGAGATATTTGGCGAATAATCATTCAGCTTTGCGCTTAAAAGGTATTTTATTAGCAATAACAGGCGCGTGTTTATGGGGATTAGGTGGTACAGTTTCCGATTTTCTTTTTAAACATCATAATATCGATATCGATTGGTATGTCACTGCTCGACTTGTAATTAGTGGTATTTTCTTACTTATTATGTACAAAATGATGCAACCCAAACGTTCTATTTTTAGCGTGTTCCAAGATCGACAAATGCTAGGTAAATTATTGATTTTCAGCATACTCGGTATGTTAGTTGTACAATATGCTTATATGGCATCTATTAATACAGGCAATGCTGCTATCGCGACGCTATTACAATATATTGCACCTGTGTATATCATTGTTTGGTTTGTTTTAAGAGGTGTTGCTAAACTTACATTATTTGATGTACTTGCTATCGTCATGACACTAGTAGGCACATTTTTATTATTAACTAACGGTTCATTCTCTAACTTAGTCGTTAATCCTGCAAGTTTATTCTGGGGCATTTTAGCTGGTGTTGCACTTGCATTTTATACAATTTATCCATCAGAATTACTTAACCGCTATGGTTCGATTCTAATTGTCGGGTGGGCAATGCTTATTTCTGGCATTGCAATGAATTTACGTCATCCAATTTGGCAAATCAATATTTCAGAATGGGGATTATCTACAATTTTATTTTTACTATTTGGTATTATCGGCGGTACCGCACTCGCGTTTTATTTCTTTATCGACAGTTTACAATACATATCGGCGAAAGAAACAACACTATTCGGAACTGTTGAACCTGTAGTAGCAGTCATCGCAAGCAGTTTGTGGTTACATGTGGCGTTCAAATCATTTCAGATTGTCGGTATTATTTTAATTATGATTTTGATATTATTACTATCGCTTAAAAAACAACCTAAAGAAATACATGAATAA
- a CDS encoding alpha/beta hydrolase fold domain-containing protein, translated as MRKKWSTLAFAFLVAAYAHIRIKEKRSVKSYMLEVGIRLSRAKRRFMYKEEAMKALEKMAPETAGEYEGTNYQFKMPVTVDKQYGSTVYTINDKEDKHQRVVLYAHGGAWFQDPLKIHFEFIDELAEILDAKVIMPVYPKIPHQDYQATYVLFEKLYHDLLNQVADSKQIVVMGDSAGGQIALSFAQLLKEKHIVQPGHIVLISPVLDATMQHPEIPDYLKKDPMVGVEGSVFLAEQWAGDTPLDDYKVSPINGDLDGLGRITLTVGTKEVLYPDALNLSQLLSAKGIEHDFIPGYYQFHIYPVFPIPERRRFLYQIKNIID; from the coding sequence ATGCGTAAAAAATGGTCTACACTAGCGTTTGCATTTTTAGTAGCGGCATACGCACATATTAGAATTAAAGAAAAACGCAGTGTGAAAAGTTATATGTTAGAGGTAGGTATACGTTTATCAAGAGCAAAGCGTCGTTTTATGTATAAAGAAGAAGCAATGAAAGCACTAGAAAAGATGGCGCCAGAGACAGCAGGTGAATATGAGGGCACCAATTATCAATTTAAGATGCCAGTAACAGTAGATAAGCAATACGGTTCAACCGTTTATACCATTAATGATAAAGAAGACAAGCATCAACGAGTGGTATTATATGCACATGGAGGCGCATGGTTCCAAGACCCACTCAAAATTCATTTCGAATTTATTGATGAACTTGCAGAAATACTTGATGCTAAAGTGATTATGCCAGTGTATCCGAAAATTCCGCATCAAGATTATCAAGCGACGTATGTACTTTTTGAAAAGCTATATCATGATTTATTGAATCAAGTAGCAGATTCTAAACAGATCGTTGTAATGGGTGACTCTGCGGGCGGTCAAATTGCTTTATCATTTGCTCAATTATTAAAAGAAAAACATATTGTGCAACCAGGACATATTGTATTAATTTCACCAGTTTTAGATGCAACGATGCAGCATCCTGAAATTCCTGACTACTTAAAGAAAGACCCAATGGTAGGTGTGGAAGGTAGTGTGTTCTTAGCTGAACAATGGGCAGGGGACACACCTTTAGACGACTACAAGGTATCACCAATTAATGGTGACTTAGATGGTCTAGGTCGTATTACATTAACTGTTGGCACAAAAGAAGTACTGTATCCAGATGCTTTGAACTTATCGCAATTGTTGAGTGCGAAAGGTATTGAACATGACTTTATACCTGGGTATTACCAATTCCATATTTATCCAGTATTTCCAATTCCTGAACGTCGACGTTTCTTATATCAAATTAAAAATATTATCGACTAA
- a CDS encoding thioredoxin family protein produces the protein MVKQLNSVEAFQAFINQHPLAVVHVMRDQCSVCHAVLPQIEDLMKSYPNVPLAVINQSHVGAIAGELNIFTVPVDLIFMNGKEMHRQGRFIDMQRFEHQLKQMNDSLNHEKGET, from the coding sequence ATGGTTAAGCAATTAAATAGTGTCGAAGCATTCCAAGCATTTATAAATCAGCATCCGTTAGCAGTCGTACATGTCATGCGCGATCAATGTAGTGTTTGTCATGCGGTCTTACCACAAATTGAAGACTTGATGAAATCATATCCCAATGTGCCGTTAGCAGTTATAAATCAAAGTCATGTGGGAGCCATTGCTGGTGAATTGAATATATTTACAGTACCTGTTGATTTGATTTTTATGAATGGAAAAGAAATGCATCGACAAGGTCGTTTTATCGATATGCAACGTTTTGAACACCAACTTAAACAAATGAATGATAGTTTGAATCACGAGAAAGGTGAAACGTAA
- a CDS encoding acyl-CoA thioesterase — translation MTTEGLLVAEKEIEVNGYDIDAMGVVSNIVYIRWFEDLRTVFINQHMNYSTMINQGISPILMKTEAEYKVPVTIHDKPVGRIYLVKASKMKWVFKFEIVSPSGVHCIGTQTGGFYRLSDKKITRVPQVFQDILTSK, via the coding sequence ATGACAACAGAAGGTCTATTAGTTGCAGAAAAAGAAATTGAAGTGAATGGTTACGACATTGATGCAATGGGTGTCGTTAGTAATATCGTTTATATTAGATGGTTCGAAGATTTGAGAACAGTTTTTATAAATCAGCATATGAATTACTCAACTATGATCAACCAAGGCATTTCACCTATACTTATGAAAACTGAAGCAGAATACAAAGTACCAGTAACGATACATGATAAACCAGTAGGTCGCATTTATTTAGTTAAAGCTAGTAAAATGAAATGGGTATTTAAGTTTGAAATCGTATCTCCAAGTGGAGTGCATTGCATTGGTACACAGACAGGTGGTTTTTACCGATTGAGCGATAAGAAAATTACACGTGTTCCACAAGTATTTCAAGATATTTTAACTTCAAAGTAA